One part of the Lycium ferocissimum isolate CSIRO_LF1 chromosome 8, AGI_CSIRO_Lferr_CH_V1, whole genome shotgun sequence genome encodes these proteins:
- the LOC132066033 gene encoding uncharacterized protein LOC132066033 — MRGKQSIQVAFHKLDDKGNHDYLVRLNASIDVVRILLNQGLALRGHDESESSLNKGNFLEVLSWYADRYDEIKPYVLGNAPKNNKMTSHDIQKDIVTHVDESRDVSRKEQMAICLRYVDKKGFVMEAFIGLVNVKDTSALSLKKAIVDVLVHHSLTLSYVGELVLLVSNILTVLGSSFKCVDAFRESQKEKLRDVLDMGELETGRGLNQELGLIKAGASASGFLRSCQTFETVFLLHLITDILGITYDLNVSLQKKEQDIANAMILVKVAKRRLQALRDNEWDPLLKKNIGWDSLKEKVETFCIKHKIPLPNYDDPYANSGRSRRKVVDHSTLHYYRVNMFYKIIDWYLQELNDRSNEVTSDLLNGVACLNPINSFSSFDIKKIMRMAELYPDDFDGFSIRALENQLANYIIDVRDIDKRFSNLGGHGELSRKLVRTKKHLTYSLVFLLVNFALLLPVATATVERAFSAMKFIKNDLRNRMEDEFLDGCMVPFVEKKVFKDVSNECIRKTFQEMKPRQVQL, encoded by the exons ATGCGAGGAAAACAATCGATTCAGGTTGCATTTCACAAGTTGGATGATAAAGGTAATCATGACTATTTGGTTCGCTTAAATGCTTCAATTGATGTGGTAAGAATTCTCTTGAATCAAGGTTTGGCACTCCGCGGTCATGATGAGAGTGAATCGTCATTGAACAAGGgtaattttcttgaagttcttTCATGGTACGCGGATAGATATGATGAAATTAAACCTTATGTGTTGGGAAATGctccaaaaaataataaaatgactTCTCATGATATCCAAAAAGATATTGTGACTCAT GTTGATGAATCTAGAGATGTGTCACGCAAAGAGCAAATGGCTATTTGCTTGCGATATGTTGATAAAAAGGGATTTGTGATGGAGGCATTTATTGGACTTGTTAATGTTAAGGATACTAGTGCTTTATCTCTGAAGAAAGCAATTGTGGATGTGCTTGTTCACCACTCTTTAACTTTATCTTAT GTGGGAGAACTTGTACTATTGGTTTCAAATATTTTGACTGTGTTGGGATCTTCTTTTAAATGTGTGGATGCATTTCGAGAgtctcaaaaagaaaaactccGAGACGTATTAGATATGGGTGAGCTAGAAACGGGTAGAGGCCTGAATCAGGAACTTGGTCTTATTAAGGCCG GAGCAAGCGCATCAGGATTTCTCAGAAGTTGTCAAACGTTTGAGACTGTTTTCTTATTGCATTTGATAACTGATATTTTAGGAATCACATACGATCTTAATGTGTCATTACAGAAAAAGGAGCAAGATATTGCAAATGCCATGATTCTTGTTAAGGTAGCAAAGAGAAGGTTGCAAGCTTTAAGAGATAATGAATGGGATCCACTCTTAAAAAAGAATATTGGATGGGATTCACTTAAAGAAAAGGTTGAAACCTTCTGTATCAAGCATAAAATTCCATTACCCAATTATGATGATCCATATGCTAACTCTGGGAGATCACGACGTAAAGTGGTTGATCATTCAACTTTGCATTATTACCGTGTGAATatgttttataaaattattgatTGGTATTTACAAGAACTTAATGATCGTTCCAACGAGGTGACAAGTGATTTGCTTAATGGAGTAGCTTGCTTGAATccaattaattcattttctagTTTTGACATAAAAAAGATAATGAGAATGGCTGAATTATATCCTGATGACTTTGATGGATTTAGCATTAGGGCCCTTGAGAATCAACTTGCTAATTACATTATTGATGTTCGCGATATTGATAAAAGGTTCTCCAATTTAGGTGGACATGGGgaactttcaagaaagttgGTTAGGACAAAGAAGCATTTAACCTATTCTCTTGTATTCCTTTTGGTGAATTTTGCTTTGCTTCTACCAGTTGCCACTGCGACAGTTGAAAGAGCTTTCTCAGCAATGAAGTTTATCAAGAATGACTTGCGGAATCGAATGGAAGATGAATTCCTAGATGGTTGCATGGTGCCTTTTGTAGAAAAGAAAGTATTTAAAGATGTTTCTAATGAGTGTATTAGAAAAACATTTCAAGAGATGAAGCCCCGTCAAGTGCAAttgtaa
- the LOC132066031 gene encoding uncharacterized protein LOC132066031: MLQLKRIQNSQGQWLEEEQDMAEEVVRFFEAQFHETVVPTQFDILKHVPALITRQQKDDLTAIPTKEEVCWDIMDDVFNMVWDFVRGMELPRYITHTNLVLLPKKKEVVTYSYMKPISLSNFGNKVFSRGVHERLKHLLPNLISQNQAGVKQGDPLSPTLFILATGVLSRSLNFLHENLWFCGFGLPKWSPKINHLAYADDTIIFSSSCEISLGLIMNILTEYEQASGQLINKTKSSVYLHDKVDLQEVQKVERVTGITRQAFPLKYFGCPIYYSKTQVSFYSDLLSKVRNKLQGWKGKLLSFGGRAVLLKHVLQATPMHLLSAVDPPSFVIEKLHKILAQFF; the protein is encoded by the exons ATGCTACAGCTCAAGAGAATTCAAAACAGTCAAGGGCAATGGTTGGAGGAAGAACAAGATATGGCTGAGGAAGTTGTGAGATTTTTCGAAGCTCAATTCCATGAAACTGTAGTGCCTACTCAGTTTGATATATTGAAACATGTCCCAGCATTGATCACTAGGCAGCAAAAAGATGATTTAACAGCTATTCCAACTAAAGAGGAA GTATGTTGGGATATTATGGATGATGTATTCAATATGGTTTGGGATTTCGTCAGAGGAATGGAATTGCCAAGATACATCACTCACACTAATCTTGTTTTattgccaaagaagaaagaggtTGTAACCTACTCATATATGAAGCCTATAAGTCTGAGTAATTTTGGTAATAAGGTGTTTTCTAGAGGTGTGCATGAGAGGCTGAAGCATTTACTACCTAATTTGATTTCTCAGAATCAAGCAG GTGTCAAACAAGGAGATCCATTGTCACCTACATTGTTCATTTTAGCTACTGGGGTGCTGTCAAGAAGTCTGAACTTTTTGCATGAGAATTTATGGTTTTGTGGATTTGGTTTGCCTAAGTGGAGTCCCAAAATAAACCACTTAGCATATGCTGATGACACCATCATATTTTCATCTTCATGTGAAATTTCATTGGGATTGATTATGAATATCTTGACTGAGTATGAACAAGCATCAGGCCAGCTAATCAACAAAACCAAAAGTTCTGTGTATCTGCATGATAAGGTGGATTTACAGGAGGTACAAAAGGTTGAAAGAGTTACTGGTATAACTAGACAAGCCTTTCCTCtgaagtattttggttgtcctATCTATTATAGCAAAACACAGGTGTCCTTTTATTCAGACCTTCTTTCTAAGGTGAGGAACAAATTGCAGGGATGGAAAGGAAAGTTACTTTCCTTTGGAGGAAGGGCTGTTTTGCTGAAGCATGTCCTACAAGCAACGCCAATGCATCTACTCTCAGCAGTTGATCCTCCTTCTTTTGTGATTGAAAAATTACATAAGATTTTGGCTCAATTTTTCTAG
- the LOC132066034 gene encoding uncharacterized protein LOC132066034, protein MRGKQSIQAAFHKLDDKGKHDYLVRLNASIDVVRLLLNQDLTLRGHDESESSLNKENLNGDYFALLVDESRDVSRKEQMVICLRYVDKKGFVMEAFIGLVNVKDTSALSLKKAIVDVFAQHSLTLSYVRGQCYDGASNMQGELGGLKTLIKQESRSAHSIHYFAYQLQLTFVAVSKKCIQVGELVLLVPNILTVLGASFKRVDAFRESQKEKLREELDMAGDTRWGSHYKSFGNFISNFASIVDVLDTLVENASTPDEGASASGFLRSCQTFETVFLLHLMTDILGITYDLNVSLQKKEQDIANAMILVKVAKRRLQALRDKEWDPLLKKNIGWDLLKEKVETFCIKHKIPLPNYDDPYANSGRSRHKVVDLSTLHHYRVNMFYKIIDWHKNLMTVSTR, encoded by the exons ATGCGAGGAAAACAATCCATTCAGGCTGCATTTCACAAGTTGGATGATAAAGGTAAGCACGACTATTTGGTTCGCTTAAATGCTTCAATTGATGTGGTAAGACTTCTCCTGAATCAAGATTTGACACTCCGCGGTCATGATGAGAGTGAATCGTCATTGAACAAGG AGAATCTAAATGGTGACTACTTTGCTTTATTGGTTGATGAATCTAGAGATGTGTCACGCAAAGAGCAAATGGTTATTTGCTTGCGATATGTTGATAAAAAGGGATTTGTGATGGAGGCATTTATTGGACTTGTTAATGTTAAAGATACTAGTGCTTTATCTCTGAAGAAAGCAATTGTGGATGTGTTTGCTCAACATTCTTTAACTTTATCTTATGTACGTGGGCAATGTTATGATGGGGCAAGTAATATGCAAGGTGAGCTAGGTGGTCTTAAAACATTGATTAAACAAGAAAGTAGATCGGCTCATTCTATTCATTATTTTGCTTATCAACTCCAATTGACTTTTGTCGCGGTTTCTAAAAAGTGTATTCAGGTGGGAGAACTTGTACTATTGGTTCCAAATATTTTGACTGTGTTGGGAGCTTCTTTTAAACGTGTGGATGCATTTCGAGAgtctcaaaaagaaaaactccGAGAGGAATTAGATATGG CCGGTGATACTCGTTGGGGATCTCACTACAAGTCATTTGGAAACTTTATTAGTAACTTTGCCTCTATTGTTGATGTACTTGATACTCTTGTTGAAAATGCAAGTACTCCGGATGAAGGAGCAAGCGCATCGGGATTTCTCAGAAGTTGTCAAACGTTTGAGACTGTTTTCTTATTGCATTTGATGACTGATATTTTAGGAATCACATACGATCTTAATGTGTCATTACAGAAAAAGGAGCAGGATATTGCAAATGCCATGATTCTTGTTAAGGTAGCAAAGAGAAGGTTGCAAGCTTTAAGAGATAAAGAATGGGATCCTCTCCTAAAAAAGAATATTGGATGGGATTTACTTAAAGAAAAGGTTGAAACCTTCTGTATCAAGCATAAAATTCCATTACCCAATTATGATGATCCATATGCTAACTCTGGGAGATCACGACATAAAGTGGTTGATCTTTCAACTTTGCATCATTACCGTGTGAATatgttttataaaattattgatTGGCACAAGAACTTAATGACTGTTTCAACGAGGTGA